The following proteins come from a genomic window of Bartonella apihabitans:
- the hemP gene encoding hemin uptake protein HemP has protein sequence MMGTNIKKQLDGGLQSPPLTVDSKALFGAHNEILILHDGATYRLKITRFGKLILNK, from the coding sequence ATGATGGGAACGAACATCAAAAAGCAATTGGACGGCGGGCTGCAAAGCCCTCCGTTAACGGTTGATAGCAAAGCATTATTCGGCGCGCATAATGAAATACTTATTCTTCATGACGGGGCCACATATCGGCTGAAAATTACTCGTTTTGGTAAACTTATTCTGAATAAATAG
- a CDS encoding hemin-degrading factor: MAMESERILSLREKHEDLRDREFARSIGISEAELVSALTTIGKAEQLKVDIPLLLKNAHKLGEIMALTRNDYAVSEKKGHFQNVFPGNDVSMTLGQIDLRIFQKNWKFAFVRDMVVHDRAVKSLQFFDAYGSAVFKLYPEMATNIDEWNKLIDLFKVGAPQAPIEVLVPNPSSDHPPHNADIEEFRNRWRQMTDVHQLHDILKELQIGRHEAVKIVGSEFANEVRSDSVELLLHGAVENSVPIMCFVGNNGCIQIFTGTVEKLKKLDDWFNILDDKFHLHLLTSGISRIWHVRKPTSDGYVSSLEVFDHNGEMIIQFFGKRSAGEQEREDWRALLASLPPAPETAVA, encoded by the coding sequence ATGGCTATGGAGAGCGAAAGAATTCTTTCTTTACGTGAAAAACACGAGGATTTGCGTGATAGGGAATTTGCCAGATCAATCGGTATTTCAGAAGCCGAACTGGTCTCGGCACTCACGACAATCGGTAAAGCCGAACAATTGAAAGTTGATATTCCGCTATTGTTGAAAAATGCCCACAAGCTCGGAGAAATCATGGCGCTCACCCGCAATGATTATGCTGTGAGCGAAAAAAAGGGGCATTTCCAGAATGTGTTTCCCGGTAATGACGTTTCAATGACACTCGGTCAAATAGACCTCCGTATTTTTCAGAAAAATTGGAAATTTGCATTTGTTAGAGACATGGTGGTTCATGACCGCGCGGTAAAAAGTCTTCAATTTTTCGATGCGTATGGTTCGGCAGTTTTCAAACTTTATCCGGAAATGGCAACGAATATTGACGAATGGAATAAGCTCATTGATCTTTTTAAAGTCGGCGCTCCACAAGCACCTATCGAGGTTTTAGTCCCTAATCCTTCAAGCGATCATCCTCCTCATAATGCCGACATAGAAGAATTCCGCAATCGTTGGCGACAAATGACAGACGTGCACCAACTCCATGATATATTGAAGGAATTACAAATCGGTCGACATGAGGCCGTGAAAATCGTCGGTAGTGAATTTGCCAATGAAGTTCGATCGGATTCGGTAGAGCTTTTACTTCATGGTGCGGTAGAGAACAGTGTGCCTATTATGTGTTTTGTTGGCAATAATGGCTGTATCCAGATATTCACCGGCACAGTCGAGAAATTGAAAAAACTCGACGACTGGTTCAATATTCTTGATGACAAATTCCATCTTCATCTCCTTACATCCGGTATTTCACGTATCTGGCACGTCAGAAAGCCGACCAGCGACGGCTATGTAAGTTCTCTAGAAGTGTTTGATCATAATGGTGAAATGATCATCCAGTTTTTTGGAAAACGAAGTGCAGGCGAACAAGAACGGGAAGATTGGCGCGCTTTGCTTGCGAGCTTGCCACCTGCTCCGGAAACGGCGGTTGCATAA